The nucleotide sequence GCCGGTGGTGACGGAGAACTCCCCGGAGGACCAGGCGTTCTTCTTCACGTGGTCGCCCGAGCGCGCGGACGAGCTGGAGTCGGACGTGTTCGTCTCCTGGGCCGCCCAGGATTCGGTCCGCGAGACCATCGAGTCCGACCCCCTGCTGGGCTCGATCCCCGCGGTGAAGGCCGGCACCCTCGTCCTGCAGACGGACGAGCAGGAGGTCCTCTCCGTCTCCGCGATCTCCCCGCTGTCCATCCCGTTCGCGCTCGAGAAGGTCGTCCCGCCGATCGCCGAGGCCGCGAAGACCGCGCAGGGCTGATCCCTCCCCATGCCGTCCACGGCCCTCTCCTCCCCGACCCGCGTCCGCGCGGGCGTGCTGATGGGCGCCCTGCCCGCGGCGCTGCTGCTGGCGGCGCTCGTGGCCGGCGTCGCCCTCGGCGCGCGCACCGTGCCGGCGACGACGGCGCTCGACACCCTGGGCGCGGTCCTCACCGGGCACCCCGTGCCGGAGGGCATCGAGGCGGCGGCCGTGGCCTCCCGCGTGCCCCGCGTGGTGACGGGGGCGCTGGTGGGGGCGGCGCTGGCCGTGGCCGGCGCCGCCCTGCAGGGGGCCACCCGCAACCCGCTCGGCGACCCGGGGCTGCTCGGGCTCTCCGCCGGCGCGGGGCTGGCCGTGGCGGCGGGCATGGCGCTCGGCGTCGCCGGCTCCACGTTCGGGGTGCTGGCGCTGGCCGCCGTCGGGACGCTGATCGCGGCGGCGCTCGGCTACGCGGTGGCGGCGGCCGCCACGCGGAGGGGCCGGACGCCCGGCGCCCCCTCCCCCATGGCGCTCGTGCTGGCCGGCGCGGCGCTCACCGCCGGCGCCACCGCCGGCACCACGGCGCTGCTCGTGCTCTCCCCCACGGTCCAGGACCGACTGCGGTTCTGGGCCGTGGGCACGGTGGCCCGCGCCGACCTCGGCGAGGCGCTCGCCCTGGCGCCCGTGATCGCCGTCGGGCTGCTCGCCGCCGTCGCCGTGGCCCCCGGGCTCGACGCCCTCGCCCTCGGCGACGATCTCGCGCACGGCCTGGGCGGGCGCCCGGAGCGGGTGCGCGCGGTGCTGCTGGGCGCGGTCGTGCTGCTCACGGCCGCGGCCGTGGCGCTGGCCGGGCCGGTCGGGTTCGTGGGGCTGCTCGTGCCCCACGCGCTGCGCCGTCTGCGGCCGTCGAGCACGCGGGCCCTGATGGTCGGCTGCGCCCTGTGGGGCGCCGTCCTCGTGATCTTCGCGGACCTCGCCGGGCGGCTCGTCGTGGCGCCCGGGGAGATCCACCTCGGGGTGACCACCGTCCTGCTCGGCGTGCCCGTGCTGCTGGCGCTGCTGCGCCGCCCGGGGGTGGCCGCATGAGCCTCCAGCGCACCGCCTCGGACGACGTCGTCGCCCGCCTGCGCCGCTCCGACCGGCGCCGCCTCGGAGGGGCCTGCGCGGGCCTCGCCGTGGCCGTGCTGGTCCTCGCCCTGCTGCGCGTGGTGTGGGGCACGTACCAGGTGACCGTCCCGGACCTCGTGCGGATCCTGGCCGGGGAGACGATCCCGGGAGCGAGCTTCATCGTGCTGGAGGAGAAGCTGCCCCGCGCCGTGGCCGCGGTGCTCACCGGCGCCGCCCTGGGCGCGGCCGGCGCGCTCTACCGGCGCACCCTGCGCAACCCCCTGGCCTCGCCGGACATCCTGGGCGTCACCCAGGGCGCCGCGGCGGCGGTCGTGCTGGGGATGCTGGCGACCGCCGGGCAGACCGGCGGCGGATCGGACCTGACGCGCGCCGCCACGGCACTGATCGGCGGCCTCGCGGCGGTGGTCGCCGTGTTCGCCACGGCCCGCTCGGTGGGCGGCGAACGGTTCGTGGTGGCCGGCATCGCGGTGGCGGCGGCGGGCCAGGCCGTGGTGGCCGGGGCCATGCTCTCGCTGGCCCAGCACGACCTGCAGTCGGCCACCGTCTGGATCGCCGGCTCGCTCAACGGCGTCACGTGGGGGCGCATCGCGATGCTCGCGGGCGTGCTCGTGGCCGCCCTGCCGCTGGCGGGGGTGCTCCACGCGCGGCTGGCCCCCGCCGACGTCGGCCCGGACCTCGCGCACGCCCTCGGCGCCCGACCGCGCCCCACCTCGGCCGCGGCGCTGGGGCTCGGCGCGGTGCTGGCCGCCGTGGCGACCGCCGTCGTGGGGCCGCTGGCGTTCGTGGCCCTGCTGGCCACCCCGGTGGCGCGCGGGCTCACCCGCGGCCTGCCCTCCCTGCCCGCGGCGGCGCTCACGGGCGCCGCGCTCGTGCTGCTCGCGGACCTCGTGGCCGGCGAGGCCGTCCCCCTGCTCACCGGCGCCGCCCTGCCCACCGGTGTGCTCACCGGCGCCGCCGGCGCCCCGCTCATGCTCTGGCTGCTGCTGCGCCAGGGCCGGACCCCAGGAGGCGTGCGCTCCGCATGACCGCTCCCCCGCTCACCGTCCCGTCCCCCGCCGCACCGCGCACCGGGGCCGCCGACGACGTCGCGATCCGCCTGCGCGGCCTGACGCTCGGCTACGGCCCGGCCTCGGCACCGCCGATCGTCGAGGACCTCGACCTGGACGTGCCCGCCGGGCGCGTCACCGCGATCATCGGCGCCAACGGCTGCGGCAAGTCCACGCTGCTGCGCGGCCTGACCCGCCAGCTCGCCCCGCGCGCCGGGAGCATCGAGGTGCTCGGCCGGGACGCCGCCCGCGTGTCCGCGCGCGACTACGCCCGCACCGTGGCGCTGCTGCCCCAGCATCCCGTGGCGCCCGAGGGCATGACGGTGGCGCAGCTCGTGGCGCGCGGCCGTCACCCACACCGCGGGCTCCTGGGCGGCCGGGCCGCCGGCGACGACGCCGCGATCGCCTCGGCGCTCGAGCGCACCGGCCTCGTGGAGCTCGCCGAGCGTGAGGCCGGCACGCTCTCCGGCGGGCAGCGGCAGCGGGCGTGGCTCGCCCTCGTGCTCGCCCAGCAGACCCCGGTGGTGCTCCTCGACGAGCCCACGAGCTACCTCGACCTCAGCCATCAGGTGGAGGTGCTCGACCTGGTGCGGGCGCTCCCGGACCCGCGTGGCGGGGGCCGGGCGACCGTCGTCGCGGTGCTGCACGAGCTGAACCTGGCGGCGCGCAGCGCGGACCACATCGTGGCGATGGCCGCGGGCCGGGTGGTGGCGCAGGGCACGCCGGGCGAGGTGATCGTGCCGGAGGTGCTGGCCGAGGTGTTCGGCCTGGACGCGGACGTGGTGGCCGACCCGCTGCTGGGTCACCCCGTGGTGCTGCCGCGCGGGAACGGGGACCGCCGATGAGCGCCGACGGCATGATCGTGGCGCACACGCGCGTGGTGTCCGTGGAGCAGCCGTGCCGCGGGTTCCGGCGGATCGTGCTGGCGGGGCCTGACCTGGAGGCCGCCAGCGGGGACCTGCTGGGACTGCTGCCGCCCGGCGTCGCCGACCTGCACGCCCTGTACCGGGGCGCGCGGCCGCGCCGGGACGCCTATGTGAAGCTGCTGATCCCCCCGCCGGGCGGGACGTCGGCGGACCCGGACCTGTCCGCCGGGTTCCGCGCCGGGTTCCTGGCCATCCCCGAGGAGGAGCGCGGCTGGATGCGCACGTACACGGTGCGCTCGGCCGGGCTCGTGCGGCTCGACGGGCGGCAGGTGCCCTCGCTGACCGTGGACGTGGTGCTGCACGGCGACCCGGACGACCCCGCCGACCCGCATCAGGGGCCGGGCCTGCGCTGGGCGCGCGCCGTCCAGGCGGGGGACGCGGTCAACGTCCTGGTGCCCTCGGCGGAGGCGCCGACGTGGTCCGGCTGGCGGCAGACGGGGGCG is from Micrococcus luteus NCTC 2665 and encodes:
- a CDS encoding FecCD family ABC transporter permease yields the protein MPSTALSSPTRVRAGVLMGALPAALLLAALVAGVALGARTVPATTALDTLGAVLTGHPVPEGIEAAAVASRVPRVVTGALVGAALAVAGAALQGATRNPLGDPGLLGLSAGAGLAVAAGMALGVAGSTFGVLALAAVGTLIAAALGYAVAAAATRRGRTPGAPSPMALVLAGAALTAGATAGTTALLVLSPTVQDRLRFWAVGTVARADLGEALALAPVIAVGLLAAVAVAPGLDALALGDDLAHGLGGRPERVRAVLLGAVVLLTAAAVALAGPVGFVGLLVPHALRRLRPSSTRALMVGCALWGAVLVIFADLAGRLVVAPGEIHLGVTTVLLGVPVLLALLRRPGVAA
- a CDS encoding FecCD family ABC transporter permease, with amino-acid sequence MSLQRTASDDVVARLRRSDRRRLGGACAGLAVAVLVLALLRVVWGTYQVTVPDLVRILAGETIPGASFIVLEEKLPRAVAAVLTGAALGAAGALYRRTLRNPLASPDILGVTQGAAAAVVLGMLATAGQTGGGSDLTRAATALIGGLAAVVAVFATARSVGGERFVVAGIAVAAAGQAVVAGAMLSLAQHDLQSATVWIAGSLNGVTWGRIAMLAGVLVAALPLAGVLHARLAPADVGPDLAHALGARPRPTSAAALGLGAVLAAVATAVVGPLAFVALLATPVARGLTRGLPSLPAAALTGAALVLLADLVAGEAVPLLTGAALPTGVLTGAAGAPLMLWLLLRQGRTPGGVRSA
- a CDS encoding ABC transporter ATP-binding protein — encoded protein: MTAPPLTVPSPAAPRTGAADDVAIRLRGLTLGYGPASAPPIVEDLDLDVPAGRVTAIIGANGCGKSTLLRGLTRQLAPRAGSIEVLGRDAARVSARDYARTVALLPQHPVAPEGMTVAQLVARGRHPHRGLLGGRAAGDDAAIASALERTGLVELAEREAGTLSGGQRQRAWLALVLAQQTPVVLLDEPTSYLDLSHQVEVLDLVRALPDPRGGGRATVVAVLHELNLAARSADHIVAMAAGRVVAQGTPGEVIVPEVLAEVFGLDADVVADPLLGHPVVLPRGNGDRR
- a CDS encoding siderophore-interacting protein, encoding MSADGMIVAHTRVVSVEQPCRGFRRIVLAGPDLEAASGDLLGLLPPGVADLHALYRGARPRRDAYVKLLIPPPGGTSADPDLSAGFRAGFLAIPEEERGWMRTYTVRSAGLVRLDGRQVPSLTVDVVLHGDPDDPADPHQGPGLRWARAVQAGDAVNVLVPSAEAPTWSGWRQTGAHRVLAVGDETAVPALVSVAEELADPFGGFDGEADLVLELPHDGQAADLIAERLAVPEPWDWRAVTELADRGRVRLHVGRRAPGAPSGSWAHARLAALLGVDPDDAGGPVAPPAASVEREWTVAALEADERPEAYVFLAGESAMVRALRRLSVGPGGVPKKHVSFMGYWREGQAES